The proteins below come from a single Papaver somniferum cultivar HN1 chromosome 11, ASM357369v1, whole genome shotgun sequence genomic window:
- the LOC113321831 gene encoding nascent polypeptide-associated complex subunit alpha, muscle-specific form-like isoform X4 produces MSFCNPSDVGTQPDNPPPVVSKILDRFYPWMKMSHIFAYLEVKPGFGAYLLDFHVMKNKATAREKIRLFVAQTDNIDTSSCLITPQRANFLLNGKGIERRINSSMDNGPQFPTNVTTMVKFGTNLLQAVGHFNGNYVIVIAFTSEVSSLGPPNLQHYASSLSSADDLDSEIIEGASRISLNCPISFRRLTTPVKGQLCKHHQCFDYGNYIKINSRRPSWRCPQCNQSVTFTDLRIDQRMVEVLKEVGDSVADVMISADGSWQPIRETDDSLNKQDKTLGNEQDESNQCAPLRFSAYTADVVDLTMEGIYENNVMDICETQDVKPSQDSTHGNAEMEFDITGIQNEDSFWSGVQFSNFSASNEPVAPNTRFNLPVVEPMSDPSSTDYMLTPVLTDAVTPTHNRDLGDVHWTSRPTNSLMRNYSVPDDLLLQRPGSSEYGDLTISGEAGRNTRHITRTPVAIQALPAQPLVPVSHQRARPSLEYPMLSGSEFGGAAETQQQQFSRSNMDRNFTSEMLTQPCPRFRSITQQNQGPRPNFPSQPPPVQQIVGLSAPSRVPGVSGSYRNYVMTTPSPAVQHSQPSPVVQHSQPSPGTRVPQMASPPIMTRAPPHLSHMQNRQGGSHSNVASPPGGQHSRMMSQQPAQGARSLPVVPVELQPRRGSSSLMVGDGHRALIGEQRGGNVEAGNSTFPRVNNSSEVTPEQNWRPAGNSTFPRGNNSSEVTPEQNWRPAGRMRGSLSGRAFSDALSQNIILPSQVTSPSAIRDPSVNLFSTPSSSGGPSQRPLSMLPPVNIVSPPSVTTGSSRLPLAMPPPVNTVSTTSASGNSSQRPSVMPPPEYTISIPSANSGSSQHHLGMPQVNTIPTASTSGGSSQRLSAMPPPANAVSTPSSDGGSSEHHLAMPPPASTISTPSSSGGSSQHHLAMPPPASTVATPSSNGGSVKHHLAMPPPESTILTPSSNGGLSEHHWEMPPSVSTISTPSNSSGSSQLPLAMPPPVNMISTPSASDGSSHLPLHTLNSSDNHSQTPPDQTVQLDVDELH; encoded by the exons ATGAGCTTTTGCAATCCATCGGATGTTGGCACACAACCGGACAATCCTCCACCAGTAGTTTCAAAAATTCTAGACAG ATTCTATCCCTGGATGAAGATGTCACACATATTTGCTTATCTTGAAGTCAAG CCTGGATTTGGGGCTTATTTGCTTGATTTCCATGTCATGAAGAATAAAGCAACTGCacgggagaagatt CGATTATTTGTTGCTCAGACGGATAACATTGACACATCGTCTTGCCTTATAACCCCCCAACGAGCAAA TTTCTTGTTAAATGGAAAGGGAATAGAAAGAAGGATCAACAGTTCAATG GATAATGGGCCACAATTTCCAACAAATGTGACTACAATGGTTAAATTTGGAACGAACCTCCTACAGGCTGTTGGGCACTTCAATG GTAATTATGTCATAGTCATTGCTTTTACGAGTGAGGTGTCATCTCTTGGTCCTCCAAATCTACAACATTATGCGTCTTCTCTTTCTTCTGCGGACGACCTAG ATTCTGAGATAATTGAAGGGGCATCACGGATCTCACTTAATTGTCCTATAAG CTTCCGACGTTTGACAACTCCAGTGAAGGGGCAACTATGCAAACACCATCAG TGCTTCGATTATGGAAATTATATTAAGATTAACTCGAGAAGACCGTCTTGGCGCTGCCCTCAGTGCAATCAGTCAGTTACGTTCACAGACTTACGGATCGATCAGCGTATGGTTGAA GTATTGAAAGAGGTAGGCGACAGTGTTGCAGATGTGATGATCTCAGCAGATGGATCGTGGCAACCTATCAGGGAAACTGATGATTCTCTGAATAAACAAGATAAAACTTTAGGAAACGAACAAGATGAGTCCAACCAATGTGCACCTCTAAGATTCTCAGCATATACCGCAGATGTTGTGGATCTCACCATGGAAGGAATTTATGAGAATAATGTAATGGATATTTGTGAAACTCAAGATGTAAAGCCTTCACAAGATTCTACCCACGGTAATGCAGAAATGGAATTCGATATTACGGGGATCCAAAATGAAGATTCTTTCTGGTCAGGAGTTCAGTTTTCAAATTTCTCTGCCTCTAACGAACCAGTGGCACCAAATACTAGATTCAATCTCCCTGTGGTGGAACCCATGTCTGATCCCTCTTCAACCGATTATATGTTGACTCCCGTGTTAACTGATGCTGTTACTCCTACACATAATCGAGATCTAGGGGATGTGCATTGGACCTCTCGACCTACTAATTCTCTAATGCGCAATTACTCAGTGCCTGATGATTTGTTATTACAGCGACCAGGCTCATCAGAGTATGGGGATTTAACGATCAGTGGTGAGGCAGGAAGAAATACGAGACATATTACCAGAACCCCAGTAGCAATTCAGGCACTCCCTGCCCAGCCTCTAGTCCCAGTTTCTCATCAACGGGCGCGACCAAGTTTGGAGTACCCTATGTTAAGTGGTTCTGAGTTCGGTGGTGCAGCAGAAACCCAGCAACAACAGTTTTCTCGGTCAAATATGGATCGCAATTTCACTTCAGAAATGTTAACTCAACCTTGCCCTCGCTTCCGCTCGATAACACAG CAGAATCAGGGTCCCCGACCAAACTTTCCTAGTCAGCCACCACCAGTTCAACAGATTGTCGGTCTGTCTGCTCCAAGCCGAGTTCCAGGAGTTTCAGGTTCTTACAGGAATTACGTCATGACAACGCCAAGTCCAGCCGTTCAACACTCTCAGCCAAGTCCAGTCGTTCAACACTCTCAGCCATCTCCAGGCACAAGAGTCCCCCAAATGGCGAGCCCACCTATAATGACTAGAGCTCCACCTCATTTATCCCATATGCAAAATCGGCAAGGAGGATCACACTCTAATGTGGCTTCTCCACCAGGAGGCCAACATTCTAGGATGATGTCTCAACAGCCTGCCCAGGGGGCGAGATCTTTGCCCGTTGTACCGGTGGAACTTCAGCCTAGAAGAGGATCATCTTCCCTAATGGTTGGTGATGGACATAGAGCTTTAATTGGAGAACAAAGAGGAGGAAATGTGGAAGCAGGAAATTCAACATTTCCTAGAGTTAATAATTCGTCAGAAGTGACCCCGGAGCAGAATTGGCGGCCTGCAGGAAATTCAACATTTCCTAGAGGTAATAACTCGTCAGAAGTGACCCCGGAGCAGAATTGGCGGCCTGCAGGAAGAATGAGGGGGAGCTTATCAGGTCGGGCATTTTCTGATGCTCTTAGCCAGAACATAATATTACCATCCCAGGTAACATCTCCATCCGCCATCCGGGATCCATCAGTAAATCTGTTCTCAACTCCTAGTAGCAGTGGTGGTCCATCTCAGCGACCCTTATCGATGCTTCCACCAGTGAATATTGTCTCCCCACCTAGCGTCACCACTGGCTCATCTCGACTTCCCTTAGCCATGCCTCCACCAGTAAATACTGTCTCAACGACTAGCGCCAGTGGTAATTCATCTCAACGTCCCTCGGTGATGCCTCCACCAGAATATACAATCTCAATACCTAGCGCCAATAGTGGTTCGTCCCAACATCACTTGGGGATGCCACAGGTAAACACAATTCCAACAGCTAGCACCAGTGGTGGCTCATCTCAACGTCTCTCGGCGATGCCTCCGCCAGCAAATGCAGTCTCAACACCTAGCTCCGATGGTGGTTCATCTGAACATCACTTGGCGATGCCTCCACCAGCAAGTACAATCTCAACACCAAGCTCCAGTGGTGGTTCATCTCAACATCACTTGGCGATGCCTCCACCAGCAAGTACGGTGGCAACACCTAGCTCCAATGGTGGTTCAGTTAAACATCACTTGGCGATGCCTCCACCAGAGAGTACAATCTTAACGCCTAGCTCCAATGGTGGTCTATCTGAACATCACTGGGAGATGCCTCCATCAGTAAGTACAATCTCAACACCTAGCAACAGCAGTGGTTCATCTCAACTTCCCTTGGCGATGCCTCCACCAGTAAATATGATCTCGACACCTAGCGCCAGTGATGGTTCATCTCATCTGCCCTTGCACACACTGAACAGTTCTGACAATCATTCACAAACTCCGCCAGATCAAACTGTTCAATTAGATGTAGACGAGCTTCACTGA